Proteins from a genomic interval of Bacteroidota bacterium:
- a CDS encoding endonuclease domain-containing protein, translating to MKKPAFKRRIIPYNQELKELARRLRNNSTLGEILLWKQLRNYQIYGYDFHRQKPLLNYIVDFYCAELKLVIEVDGQSHDHETVYLKDIKRQAELEEYDLHFIRFRETEIRQNIHGAIDVIENYIEEFEKHTPRPSQEGKSDPRAEKNNR from the coding sequence ATGAAGAAACCAGCCTTCAAACGGAGAATTATACCCTATAATCAAGAACTAAAGGAATTAGCGAGACGACTCCGGAATAACAGCACATTGGGCGAAATACTATTGTGGAAACAACTCCGTAACTATCAAATTTATGGCTATGATTTTCACAGACAAAAACCACTATTGAACTACATCGTGGATTTTTATTGTGCCGAATTAAAACTGGTAATTGAAGTTGATGGCCAAAGCCATGATCATGAGACTGTATACCTGAAAGATATTAAGCGTCAGGCTGAATTAGAAGAGTATGATCTGCATTTTATACGATTTCGCGAAACGGAAATACGCCAGAATATTCATGGAGCTATAGATGTTATTGAAAACTATATCGAAGAATTTGAAAAACACACCCCTCGCCCCTCTCAAGAGGGGAAGTCAGACCCACGTGCCGAAAAAAACAACAGATGA